From the Diospyros lotus cultivar Yz01 chromosome 13, ASM1463336v1, whole genome shotgun sequence genome, one window contains:
- the LOC127787944 gene encoding mannan endo-1,4-beta-mannosidase 6 isoform X1 has translation MIFTHTQIYVHLYICCSRKFCIGGVDPKSMDTDKRNLRFLKAYHTAFLVIFSQILSHTVSGVNGEENLELVLEGSDGELAYSSINHGSYEFGEKEADAWTMVQKQKNQFVVNGQPFYVNGFNTYWLMVFAVDQSTRGKVSEVFQQASSVGLTVCRTWAFNDGQWRALQKSPSVYDEDIFKALDFVVSEAKKHKIRLILSLANNWDAYGGKAQYVKWGKAAGLKLTSDDDFFSHPTLRSYYKAHVKTVLNRANTFTNITYKDDPTIFSWELMNEPRCTSDPSGDRLQAWIEEMAVYVKSIDPKHLVDIGLEGFYGPSTPNKVHFNPNTYAQQVGTDFIRNHQALGVDFASVHIYADSWISRAISDAHIPFFKSWMQAHIEDAENFLGMPVLFAEFGVSATDPGYNSSFRDALISTVYKILLDSVKKGGSGGGSLLWQLFPQGTDYMDDGYAIVLSKSPSTSNIISLHSKRLRIFNSLCSWTCRWGCKKKQPREVSLLHDDL, from the exons ATGATCTTCACTCACACACAAATATatgtacatttatatatatgctgtTCAAGAAAATTTTGCATTGGGGGTGTGGACCCGAAAAGCATGGATACTGATAAGCGAAACCTCAGATTTCTGAAAGCTTACCACACTGCATTTCTTGtgattttctcccaaattttgAGCCACACTGTTTCGGGGGTCAATGGGGAAGAAAATCTGGAATTAGTGCTGGAGGGATCAGATGGTGAATTGGCCTATTCTAGCATAAACCATGG GAGTTATGAATTTGGGGAAAAGGAAGCGGATGCATGGACCATGGTGCAGAAACAAAAGAACCAATTTGTGGTCAATGGCCAGCCCTTTTATGTTAATGGGTTCAACACTTACTGGTTGATGGTATTTGCTGTGGATCAATCCACAAGGGGAAAGGTCAGTGAGGTCTTCCAGCAGGCGTCTTCTGTTGGTCTGACAGTTTGTCGCACATGGGCTTTCAATGATGGCCAATGGCGAGCTCTTCAAAAATCGCCATCTGTCTATGATGAAGACATCTTCAAG GCCTTGGATTTTGTTGTAAGTGAGGCAAAGAAGCATAAGATCAGGCTCATATTGTCATTAGCTAACAACTGGGATGCATATGGTGGCAAAGCACAATATGTGAAATGGGGTAAAGCTGCTGGGTTGAAATTGACTTCAGATGATGATTTTTTCAGTCACCCAACTCTCAGAAGCTACTACAAGGCCCATGTTAAG ACGGTGCTTAATAGAGCGAATACATTCACCAACATTACTTACAAGGATGATCCGACAATTTTTTCCTGGGAACTAATGAATGAGCCACGGTGCACCTCGGATCCTTCTGGGGACAGACTTCAG gcatgGATAGAAGAAATGGCAGTCTATGTGAAGAGCATTGATCCAAAGCACTTAGTAGATATTGGGTTAGAAGGATTTTATGGTCCCTCAACACCAAACAAGGTTCACTTCAACCCAAATACATATGCTCAACAAGTTGGGACTGACTTTATCAGGAACCATCAGGCTCTTGGCGTTGATTTTGCCTCAGTTCACATCTATGCAGACTCTTG GATTTCACGAGCAATTTCCGATGCTCATATCCCATTTTTCAAGTCATGGATGCAAGCCCACATTGAGGATGCCGAGAACTTTCTAGGCATGCCGGTTTTATTTGCTGAATTTGGCGTATCTGCAACAGACCCGGGCTACAATTCTTCATTCAGGGACGCCCTTATCAGTACGGTGTACAAGATCCTCCTGGATTCCGTCAAGAAAGGAGGGAGCGGGGGTGGAAGCCTTCTCTGGCAGCTGTTCCCCCAAGGAACAGACTACATGGATGACGGGTATGCAATTGTTCTTTCCAAGTCTCCTTCAACATCAAACATCATATCCCTCCACTCCAAAAGGCTTAGGATCTTCAACTCCTTGTGCTCTTGGACATGCCGTTGGGGTTGCAAGAAGAAGCAACCTCGAGAGGTCTCTCTCCTCCACGATGATCTTTAG
- the LOC127787944 gene encoding mannan endo-1,4-beta-mannosidase 6 isoform X2 — protein MVQKQKNQFVVNGQPFYVNGFNTYWLMVFAVDQSTRGKVSEVFQQASSVGLTVCRTWAFNDGQWRALQKSPSVYDEDIFKALDFVVSEAKKHKIRLILSLANNWDAYGGKAQYVKWGKAAGLKLTSDDDFFSHPTLRSYYKAHVKTVLNRANTFTNITYKDDPTIFSWELMNEPRCTSDPSGDRLQAWIEEMAVYVKSIDPKHLVDIGLEGFYGPSTPNKVHFNPNTYAQQVGTDFIRNHQALGVDFASVHIYADSWISRAISDAHIPFFKSWMQAHIEDAENFLGMPVLFAEFGVSATDPGYNSSFRDALISTVYKILLDSVKKGGSGGGSLLWQLFPQGTDYMDDGYAIVLSKSPSTSNIISLHSKRLRIFNSLCSWTCRWGCKKKQPREVSLLHDDL, from the exons ATGGTGCAGAAACAAAAGAACCAATTTGTGGTCAATGGCCAGCCCTTTTATGTTAATGGGTTCAACACTTACTGGTTGATGGTATTTGCTGTGGATCAATCCACAAGGGGAAAGGTCAGTGAGGTCTTCCAGCAGGCGTCTTCTGTTGGTCTGACAGTTTGTCGCACATGGGCTTTCAATGATGGCCAATGGCGAGCTCTTCAAAAATCGCCATCTGTCTATGATGAAGACATCTTCAAG GCCTTGGATTTTGTTGTAAGTGAGGCAAAGAAGCATAAGATCAGGCTCATATTGTCATTAGCTAACAACTGGGATGCATATGGTGGCAAAGCACAATATGTGAAATGGGGTAAAGCTGCTGGGTTGAAATTGACTTCAGATGATGATTTTTTCAGTCACCCAACTCTCAGAAGCTACTACAAGGCCCATGTTAAG ACGGTGCTTAATAGAGCGAATACATTCACCAACATTACTTACAAGGATGATCCGACAATTTTTTCCTGGGAACTAATGAATGAGCCACGGTGCACCTCGGATCCTTCTGGGGACAGACTTCAG gcatgGATAGAAGAAATGGCAGTCTATGTGAAGAGCATTGATCCAAAGCACTTAGTAGATATTGGGTTAGAAGGATTTTATGGTCCCTCAACACCAAACAAGGTTCACTTCAACCCAAATACATATGCTCAACAAGTTGGGACTGACTTTATCAGGAACCATCAGGCTCTTGGCGTTGATTTTGCCTCAGTTCACATCTATGCAGACTCTTG GATTTCACGAGCAATTTCCGATGCTCATATCCCATTTTTCAAGTCATGGATGCAAGCCCACATTGAGGATGCCGAGAACTTTCTAGGCATGCCGGTTTTATTTGCTGAATTTGGCGTATCTGCAACAGACCCGGGCTACAATTCTTCATTCAGGGACGCCCTTATCAGTACGGTGTACAAGATCCTCCTGGATTCCGTCAAGAAAGGAGGGAGCGGGGGTGGAAGCCTTCTCTGGCAGCTGTTCCCCCAAGGAACAGACTACATGGATGACGGGTATGCAATTGTTCTTTCCAAGTCTCCTTCAACATCAAACATCATATCCCTCCACTCCAAAAGGCTTAGGATCTTCAACTCCTTGTGCTCTTGGACATGCCGTTGGGGTTGCAAGAAGAAGCAACCTCGAGAGGTCTCTCTCCTCCACGATGATCTTTAG